One region of Culex pipiens pallens isolate TS chromosome 2, TS_CPP_V2, whole genome shotgun sequence genomic DNA includes:
- the LOC120421155 gene encoding ejaculatory bulb-specific protein 3-like, which translates to MKCFIAFALLVVAVAAQNKYTTKYDGIDIDEILKSDRLFNNYYKCLLDQGRCTPDANELKRILPEALQTNCEKCTEKQKDGAVRVINYLIDNRSAQWQVLQKKFDPENVYINQYRNEARAAGIKV; encoded by the coding sequence ATGAAGTGCTTCATCGCCTTTGCCCTGCTCGTCGTGGCCGTCGCCGCCCAGAACAAGTACACCACCAAGTACGACGGCATCGACATCGACGAGATCCTCAAGTCCGATCGGCTGTTCAACAACTACTACAAGTGCCTGCTGGACCAGGGCCGTTGCACCCCGGACGCCAACGAGCTGAAGCGAATCCTGCCGGAGGCCCTGCAGACCAACTGCGAAAAGTGTACCGAGAAGCAAAAGGACGGTGCCGTCCGCGTGATCAACTACCTGATCGACAACCGGTCGGCGCAGTGGCAGGTTCTGCAGAAGAAGTTCGACCCGGAGAACGTGTACATCAACCAGTACCGCAACGAGGCCCGCGCCGCCGGAATCAAGGTTTAA